The Arachis duranensis cultivar V14167 chromosome 9, aradu.V14167.gnm2.J7QH, whole genome shotgun sequence genomic sequence TACAACTAGATAGTATGCCAATAGATGACCAAGGGTACCAAttattttggagggaaaaaaaTGGGAGTGGGGGTGGGGTAGAATCTTTTTTATAAACCTTTTTAATTAGAAATGttttaagataattttaaaaactaatttgaagAATGAGAATCGCCAAATAAATAGGTACTTATAAAATTTCTCAATGACTAAATTGGAAACTCATTTATGTCtcggataatttttttttgtgattttctttttttttcttaacttaTATATAGATAATATAGATAGGAGTGGAgtattctctctttttttaactttatttatttacctGATAATTATAGTTTAAACCTTTtgtgataattaaaaaaaaatactacctTGACTATATTCTTAAGTAgtgtaaatattattattcatcataatcaatactatatatctagatattttaatttaatactgGATAATGATATTACCACTCCAATCTCTAATAATATTACTCCAcacatgatttttttatatatatatttacataaatgtataaaaaaaaattatcaaaatagaaATGATTATTTATTTGAGCTGTCTCCGTATCACCGTAAAAttatactaataaaattatcGGATTATGCTTTTTATATTACATCTTTTAAATGCAATTCTTCTTTATATCTTAATGTTAACTAGGGTGTTGACGATGGATCGATTCATCCGTATATTCGCAGTATTTGTTTAAATCCAATTCGAAATTACGAatataaattcaatttataaagctATTAGATTAGATCTGCATACTAATAAAAtcgaattataaattttatataggTATATGTATATCTGGTCtacatattaatatatatacaaaaataaataaataaataaataaatattttttttattttatttcaactaataattatcatatatgttatatacatgtataaaagaataaaaaaagagattttattaattttttaaaataaaaataaacttttaaaaaatagttttatattttgCGGATATTTCGTAAATGTGCGAATCGGATCGAATCCAAACTAAAAAATCAGTAGATATTAAATCCGatttaatctaataattttagtgtaaattaaatagaaatttTTGCTATATTCAAACCGCGTTAACCCCTCACGTTAACACAAAATGTTTCAGCATCGAACTGTTATTTTCTACAATATATATTTTGGGTAAACCTATTTCAATTTAAAGGTAGAAACTCAGGTGCAAttgactttacgtgaagttgataactagGAGctgttagataatttaattaatttaactaaattttcatctaactgATTCTcgactatcaacttcacgtgaagtcgactgcacctgagttttctcTCGATTTAAATACTAATGCTTTATAACACAGGGTTTTGAATCATTTATAAAAGGCATGATAATAAGACTACCTATAAACTCATGCCAAGTGGGACTTGTAGCAAAGCCTTCAAAGCAATAATCAAGAGCCAAGCTAAGCCTATATAATATAACATATGGTGTAGTACCTCATTACCAACTCAACTCAACTTTGGTAGCATTCCATTTTAATTTATACGTGTCTATACTTAGCGTAAAATTCCAAATCTTTGCGTCTTGTGATACACGCACACCACCACCAACATCTTCCCTTCCGAAATGGGGTATCACTCCTTTCTCCTTTGGACTCACTCACTTACATTTGTCTCATTATTCCCCTCATTAATTCCTATCTAGCTACTTATTAGCTTCTTTCACATTAACATGTTTATATAAAACATCTCATCTTGTTTACTTTGCATTGATGCATGATTTATGTTTATATTAGGTTATACATTTTGAGAGCATATAGAACAACATCAAgatccatttttttttttctaaccgAATTTTCTTCCATTATTATAGCACTATGTTGGAGGGACATGAAATCTTGGGGTTTGGATTCTTTGTGATTGGTTTATGGCATCTCTTCAACAACATCAAGATCCATTCTTCTTCCAACTCCTTCAAATCAACCATATGGTTTCCAACCACAAGATTCAGATACTTAGAACTCAACTTCATCATTGCAAGCTGCACAATGTTCATAGCCATGGAGCTATTCATCGCCCCAGATCTCCACCAACCATTTGACAGCGATGGATCCATCCCCGCCAACCACCTCCACAACTTCGAACACTCCCTCATGGCTTCATCTTTCTTGGTCTATGCAGCATTCACCATGTTCTTTGACATGAAATCCATCATCACAAAAGCACAGCATGAACTAACTCATTTTCTTGCATCCATGGCTTTTGCACAACAATTTCTTCTCATTCACTTTCACACCCGAGATCACGCAGGAGTAGAAGGCCAATACCATTACCTTCTACAAATCCTCATTGTTGTTTCTTTAACCACCACAATCATGGGAATAGGGTTTCCAAACAGCTTCATGATGAGTTTTGTGCGATCATTGAGCATAACCTTCCAAGGTTTGTGGCTCATGATAATGGGGTTCTTCCTGTGGACACCAGGGTACCAAGCTAAAGGGTGCTCCCTGCACCCTGAGATGAATACTTACATGGTTCGGTGCAGTGATGATAAGGCACTTCACCGTGCAGTTTCTCTGGTGAACCTTCAGTTCAGTTGGTTGCTTATTTTGGTAACCGTTTTCGCAATGTGTTTCTTTTTGGTTCTGAGTAAAAGGTATGATAACAAAGTTGAATATGTTTCACTAACCAAGGAGGAACAACTTGACCTTGAATCACAATCCGAAAAGAAATGCATCATGATGCAAGTGCAAATCTGAAGcatgtattttaatttgaaaactCAGATATAGTCGACTTTATGAAAAGTTGATAGCTGAGGgtcgttaaatgatttgactaatttgactaaatttttattaacaactctcagttatcaacttcacgttaAGTCAACTACACTTTAGTTTTTTCTATGATACGATATGTATGAATGAtgatgagatattattattatattctacGACTTTGGTGTATGTATAATATGCTGCTTCAGTTCTAACTGTATAAGAAGTAGaagattttaaactttaaagtatTAGTCAGTTGTTGGTGTCTCTTGATTTGAATATACTAATAATAAccttataataaattataaaagaaaatttataataattaattttaatatagcaAAGTTGATAATAAATATAGATTCAGTGAATATACATCTATAGGTTTAATTAATAAGTAGTCTTTTGCATCGGttgcaaaaatgcatataatTATACTAGTTCTACGTACGCCTTTAGAAAGAAGAAATTTTCATTGCGCGCTTGTCTTCCAAGGCACTACACAGAATGATCTCATTTTCTTAACCCAATTTTAATGCCATTTCAATTGTTTCATGCATGATGATTGATGAGGAATAATACAATTGTGAAAGTGTACACCACGACTAATTCGTtacaattttaaactttttggttcgatttaagaatttattattagtcAAATGAATTACTAACGAGGTTTAATTCCTCAATACTTATTTAAGGGGATGAGTCACTCCATGAATCCAAGTGGGTAATTCACAtgagaagtttttttttttagtttcccACGGTATTTCTCAACTCGGCAGGTCAAGGATTAATCCGTCGTggtactgagctccatttaagaaTTTGTCGCTGGCCAATcgggattc encodes the following:
- the LOC107467385 gene encoding uncharacterized protein LOC107467385 codes for the protein MGTMLEGHEILGFGFFVIGLWHLFNNIKIHSSSNSFKSTIWFPTTRFRYLELNFIIASCTMFIAMELFIAPDLHQPFDSDGSIPANHLHNFEHSLMASSFLVYAAFTMFFDMKSIITKAQHELTHFLASMAFAQQFLLIHFHTRDHAGVEGQYHYLLQILIVVSLTTTIMGIGFPNSFMMSFVRSLSITFQGLWLMIMGFFLWTPGYQAKGCSLHPEMNTYMVRCSDDKALHRAVSLVNLQFSWLLILVTVFAMCFFLVLSKRYDNKVEYVSLTKEEQLDLESQSEKKCIMMQVQI